From one Rosa rugosa chromosome 4, drRosRugo1.1, whole genome shotgun sequence genomic stretch:
- the LOC133744703 gene encoding aspartic proteinase CDR1-like, with amino-acid sequence MSFLSNNSNATPSSKMYFGRPNTSSGPEVVTTPLLSNGVSATQTFYIVELQGISVGANNITLNADAKAFKGNMIIDSGTTLTYLPELLYDSFKSAIEEELKDRDLEVKQDPTGSGLSCFLTKYDILPGPNVTFHFKGADVKLKSANTFVRMDDETVCLAFSRGSGVGTYGNWAQINYLVSDEGDVLYVFPRDYRAKLVGRSFIMRVEPLLEKEKAGAEYLARVSFGTTLIASIILVFAAILVALIAIALK; translated from the exons ATGTCTTTCCTGTCTAATAACTCTAATGCAACCCCATCAAGCAAGATGTATTTTGGTCGACCTAATACTTCATCAGGTCCTGAAGTGGTCACCACCCCTTTGCTTTCGAACGGTGTTAGCGCCACTCAAACCTTTTATATCGTTGAGCTTCAAGGCATTAGTGTTGGAGCCAACAATATCACACTTAATGCAGATGCCAAGGCCTTTAAGGGTAACATGATCATAGACTCGGGGACTACCTTAACGTACTTGCCGGAGTTGCTTTACGACAGTTTCAAATCagcaattgaagaagaacttaaAGATCGAGATCTGGAAGTGAAGCAAGATCCGACTGGTTCTGGGCTGTCTTGTTTCTTGACTAAGTATGATATTCTTCCTGGTCCCAATGTCACTTTCCATTTTAAAGGGGCAGATGTGAAGCTAAAATCTGCCAACACTTTTGTTAGGATGGATGATGAGACTGTTTGCTTAGCATTCTCCCGAGGCAGCGGTGTCGGAACCTATGGGAATTGGGCACAGATAAACTACTTG GTCTCCGATGAAGGCGATGTACTCTATGTTTTTCCCAGAGATTATCGAGCAAAACTTGTAGGCAGATCTTTCATAATGAGAGTTGAGCCGCTGCTTGAGAAGGAAAAG GCTGGGGCTGAGTATTTAGCAAGGGTTTCATTTGGAACTACTCTGATTGCTTCCATTATTCTTGTGTTCGCTGCAATTCTTGTTGCCCTTATAGCCATTGCCTTAAAGTAA